In Balaenoptera ricei isolate mBalRic1 chromosome 4, mBalRic1.hap2, whole genome shotgun sequence, the following are encoded in one genomic region:
- the LOC132365555 gene encoding tigger transposable element-derived protein 1-like, whose product MLTDEDLMELEAQRKDKERQEEEEVTEEQKRFTMQEMARGFSLLEETLLVFEAQDPNVEWYTKVAAAIQNAIQCYRVIYDEKKRATTQTSLDHFFKRVDRIESSKEPEPVPSGSGVSEIAACPPSPIADDPSALSSPPPLPPPVSNSSCLFTRCQPLDASCCTVLLYFSSRRDPPVKPRASRASTIRAR is encoded by the exons CTTACtgatgaagacctgatggaactggaggcccagagaaaggacaaagagagacaagaggaagaagaagtaactgaagaacagaagagattcacgatgcaggaaatggcaaggggattttctttacttgaggagacactgttagtttttgaggcacaggacccaaatgtagaatggtacacgaaggttgcagcagccattcagaatgcaatccagtgctaccgtgtcatctatgatgagaaaaaaagagctactacccagacatcattggatcattttttcaagagggtagatagaattgaatccagcaaggaaccagaacctgtgccatcagggtcaggcgtgagtgaaattgcagcttgccctccatctcctattgctgatgatccttcagctctatcatctccacctcctctccctcctccagtcagtaactcttcttgcctgttcactcgatgccagcccctggatgccagctgttgcactgtactactgtacttttcaag tcgacgtGATCCTCCTGTAAAGCCCAGGGCATCCCGCGCTTCTACCATCAGAGCACGCTGA